A section of the Solea solea chromosome 17, fSolSol10.1, whole genome shotgun sequence genome encodes:
- the LOC131444086 gene encoding NLR family CARD domain-containing protein 3-like gives MTQRPDSGPGPGPGSDLGLGSVQRLKAFFEHNVHMQQSADHKIHQQGAELSQTVDSLIRSHDHDKDVAKDDTKDDAKDDAKDDASAGDRRRIHQQGPDSAGPEPGPSCVSMKSDKSIDRFINFKDGQKHVLSGQSVQQHGADLDSIFKLLEEIIICFVKNELKKIHKVLDTDHTEVSESQREDEEQRSSREAFLKITEDFLRRMKQEKLADKIRASACRRELKSNLKKKFQCLFEGVAKAGNSTLLNEIFTELYITEGETGEVNEEHEVRQIEKASWKSDRPETSIRQEDIFKASAGRGGPIRRVMTKGVAGIGKTVLTQKFTLDWAEDKSNQDVQFMFPFTFRELNVLKEKKFSLVELIHHFFTETKEAGICRFEDFKVVFIFDGLDECRLPLDFHTTEILTDVTASTSVDVLLTNLIRGKLLPSARLWITTRPAAASQIPPDCVDMVTEVRGFTDPQKEDYFRKRFRDEEQARRIISHIQTSRSLHIMCHIPVFCWITATVLENMLKTRDGGELPKTLTEMYIHFLVVQSKVKKVKYDGGAETDPHWSPENRKMIESLGKLAFEQLQKGNLIFYESDLTECGIDITAASVYSGVFTQIFKEERGLYQDKVFCFVHLSVQEFLAALHVHLTFITSGTNLLSEPTTSQWSRLFRNKPELNHLHQSAVDEALLSPNGHLDLSLRFLLGLSLETNQKLLRSLLTQTGSGSQTNQKTVEYIKKKINEKLSAERSINLFHCLNELNHRSLVKEIQESLTSGRLSTETLSPAQWSALVFILLSSGKDLEEFDLKKYSASEEALLKLLPVVKASNKSEAAV, from the exons ATGACTCAGAG ACCAGActctggacctggacctggacctggatctGACCTGGGTTTAGGGTCTGTTCAGAGACTCAAGGCGTTTTTTGAACACAATGTTCACATGCAGCAGTCAGCCGACCACAA GattcaccagcagggggcagaacTCAGTCAGACCGTAGACAGTCTCATACGTAGCCATGACCACGACAAAGACGTCGCCAAAGATGACACCAAAGACGACGCCAAAGACGACGCCAAAGACGACGCCAGTGCCGGCGACAGAAG gaggatccatcaacagggaccagactctgccGGACCGgaacctggacccagctgtgtgtccatgaagagtgacaaGTCTATCGATCGTTTTATTAActtcaaggatggacaaaaacatg ttctcagtggtcagtctgtccagcagcatggagcagacctggactccatatttaag ctgctggaggagatcatcatctgctttgtgaagaacgagctgaagaagatccacaaggttctggatacagatcacacagaagtctcagagagtcagagggaggatgaggagcagaggagcagcagagaggcctttctgaagatcacagaggacttcttaaggaggatgaagcaggagaagctagctgaca aaattagagcttcagcttgtcgacgtgaactcaaatcaaacctgaagaagaagttccagtgtttgtttgagggcgtggctaaagcaggaaactccacccttctgaatgagatcttcacagagctttacatcacagagggagagactggagaggtcaatgaagaacatgaggtcagacagattgaaaaAGCTTCCTGGAAAtcagacagaccagaaacatccatcagacaagaagacatctttaaagcctcagctggaagaggCGGACCAATtagaagagtgatgacaaagggcgtggctggcattgggaaaacagtgttaacacagaagttcactctggactgggctgaagacaaaagcaaccaggacgtacagttcatgtttcccttcaccttcagagagctgaatgtgctgaaagagaagaagttcagtttggtggaactcatccatcacttcttcactgaaaccaaagaagcaggaatctgcaggtttgaagactttaaggtggtcttcatctttgatggtctggacgagtgtcgacttcctctggacttccacaccactgagatcctgactgacgtcacagcgtccacctcagtggacgtgctgctgacaaaccttatcagggggaaactgcttccctctgctcgcctctggataaccacacgacctgcagcagccagtcagatccctcctgactgtgtggacatggtgacagaggtcagagggttcacggacccacagaaggaggactacttcaggaagaggttcagagatgaggagcaggccaggaggatcatctcccacatccagacatcacgaagcctccacatcatgtgccacatcccagtcttctgctggatcactgcaacagttctggagaacatgctgaaaaccagagatggaggagaactgcccaagaccctgactgagatgtacatccacttcctggtggttcagtccaaagtgaagaaggtcaaatatgatggaggagctgagacggatccacactggagtccagagaacaggaagatgattgagtccctggggaaactggcttttgagcagctgcagaaaggaaacctgatcttctatgaatcagacctgacagagtgtggcatcgatatcacagcagcttcagtttactcaggagtcttcactcagatctttaaagaggagagaggcctgtaccaggacaaggtcttctgctttgtccatctgagtgttcaggagtttctggctgctcttcatgttcatctgaccttcatcacctctggaacaaatctgttgtcagaacCAACAACGAGCCAGTGGTCCAGACTGTTTAGaaacaaacctgaactgaatcatctgcaccagagtgctgtggacgaggccttactgagtccaaatggacacctggacttgtccctccgcttcctcctgggtctttcactggagaccaatcagaagctcttaagaagtctactgacacaaacaggaagtggttcacagaccaatcagaaaacagttgagtacatcaagaagaagatcaatGAGAaactgtcagcagagagaagcatcaacctgttccactgtctgaatgaactgaaccatcgttctcttgtgaaggagatccaagagtccctcacatcaggacgcctgtccacagagacactgtctcctgctcagtggtcagctctggtcttcatcttactgtcatcaggaaaagatctggaagagtttgacctgaagaaatactctgcttcagaggaggctcttctgaagctgctgccggtggtcaaagcctccaacaa gagtgaagctgctgtgtga
- the LOC131443450 gene encoding NACHT, LRR and PYD domains-containing protein 12-like translates to MKSDWSMDQPVNFKREQRGIHQQGPDSARPEPGPSCVSMKSDQSIGRYIHFKDGQKHGELIVDQQRTEVLSGQSVQQHGADLDSIFKLLEENIICFVKNELKKIHKVLDTDHTEVSESQREDEEQRSSREAFLKITEDFLRRMKQEKLADSKRTFNVKGRTSYFLNDPLTDLFSCVLSEIRASACRRELKSNLKKKFQCLFEGVAKAGNPTLLNEIFTELYITEGGTGEVNEEHEVRQIERASWKPDRPETSIRQEDIFKASAGRDGPIRRVMTKGVAGIGKTVLTQKFTLDWAEDKSNQDVQFMFPFTFRELNVLKEKKFSLVELIHHFFTETKEAGICRFEDFKVVFIFDGLDECRLPLDFHNTEILTDVTASTSVDVLLTNLIRGKLLPSARLWITTRPAAANQIPPDCVDMVTEVRGFTDPQKEDYFRKRFRDEEQARRIISHIQTSQSLHIMCHIPVFCWITVTVLENMLKTRDGGELPKTLTEMYIHFLVVQSKVKRVKYDGGAETDPHWSPENRKMIESLGKLAFEQLQKGNLIFYESDLTECGIDITAASVYSGVFTQIFTEERGLYQDKVFCFVHLSVQEFLAALHVHLTFITSGTNLLSEGPTTSQWPRLFRKKPELNHLHQSAVDEALLSPNGHLDLFLRFLLGLSLETNQKLLRGLLTLTGSGSQTNQKTVEYIKKKIGENLSAERSINLFHCLNELNHLSLVEKIQESITSGRLSTKTLSPAQWSALVFILLSSGKDLEEFDLKKYSASEEALLRLLPVVKASNKALLSGCNLSERSCEALSSVLSSVSSSVRHVDLSNNDLQDPGVKLLCDGLKSPHCSLETLSLSGCLVSEEGCSSLTSALNSNPSHLRELDLINNDLQDPGVKLLCDGLKSSHCSLETLRMSGCNLSERSCEALSSVLSSVSSSLRHVDLSNNDLQDPGVKLLCDGLKSPHCSLETLSLSGCLVSEEGCSSLTSALNFNPSHLRELDLSNNDLQDQGVKLLCDGLKSPHCSLETLRMSGCKLSERSCEALSSVLSSVSSRLRHVDLSNNDLQDPGVKLLCDGLKSPHCSLETLRMSGCKLSERSCEALSSVLSSVSSCLRHVDLSNNDLQDSGVKLLCDGLKSPHCSLETLSLSGCLVSEEGCSSLTSALNSNPSHLRELDLSYNHPGDSGEKLLSAGLKSPHWRLDTLRMDHAGEQWLKPGLRKYSCELELDTNTMHRNLKLSDDNRKVTRVTEDQSYPDHPDRFEFFHQLLCRPGLTGRCYWEVEWRGDVDISLSYRGIKRKGDSSDCVFGYNDQSWSLSCSDDHGNSVFHCGKQTPIMSSVSHRVSVYVDCPAGTLSFYSVSLIHLHTFRTTFTEPVYPGFWVCHGSSVSLCPL, encoded by the exons ctgctggaggagaacatcatctgctttgtgaagaacgagctgaagaagatccacaaggttctggatacagatcacacagaagtctcagagagtcagagggaggatgaggagcagaggagcagcagagaggcctttctgaagatcacagaggacttcttaaggaggatgaagcaggagaagctagctgacagtaagaggacttttaatgtgaaaggaagaacatcttattttctcaatgatccactcactgatttattttcttgtgttctgtcagaaatcagagcttcagcttgtcgacgtgaactcaaatcaaacctgaagaagaagttccagtgtttgtttgagggcgtggctaaagcaggaaaccccacccttctgaatgagatcttcacggagctctacatcacagagggagggactggcgaggtcaatgaagaacatgaggtcagacagattgaaagagcttcctggaaaccagacagaccagaaacatccatcagacaagaagacatctttaaagcctcagctggaagagacggaccaatcagaagagtgatgacaaagggcgtggctggcattgggaaaacagtgttaacacagaagttcactctggactgggctgaagacaaaagcaaccaggacgtacagttcatgtttcccttcaccttcagagagctgaatgtgctgaaagagaagaagttcagtttggtggaactcatccatcacttcttcactgaaaccaaagaagcaggaatctgcaggtttgaagactttaaggtggtcttcatctttgatggtctggacgagtgtcgacttcctctggacttccacaacactgagatcctgactgacgtcacagcgtccacctcagtggacgtgctgctgacaaacctcatcagggggaaactgcttccctctgctcgcctctggataaccacacgacctgcagcagccaatcagatccctcctgactgtgtggacatggtgacagaggtcagagggttcacggacccacagaaggaggactacttcaggaagaggttcagagatgaggagcaggccaggaggatcatctcccacatccagacatcacaaagcctccacatcatgtgccacatcccagtcttctgctggatcactgtaacagttctggagaacatgttgaaaaccagagatggaggagaactgcccaagaccctgactgagatgtacatccacttcctggtggttcagtccaaagtgaagagggtcaaatatgatggaggagctgagacagatccacactggagtccagagaacaggaaaatgattgagtctctggggaaactggcttttgagcagctgcagaagggaaacctgatcttctatgaatcagacctgacagagtgtggcatcgatatcacagcagcttcagtttactcaggagtcttcactcagatctttacagaggagagaggcctgtaccaggacaaggtcttctgctttgtccatctgagtgttcaggagtttctggctgctcttcatgttcatctgaccttcatcacctctggaacaaatctgttgtcagaagGACCAACAACGAGCCAGTGGCCCAGACTGTTtagaaaaaaacctgaactgaatcatctgcaccagagtgctgtggacgaggccttactgagtccaaatggacacctggacctgttcctccgcttcctcctgggtctttcactggagaccaatcagaagctcttaagaggtctactgacactaacaggaagtggttcacagaccaatcagaaaacagttgagtacatcaagaagaagattgGTGAGAATCTGTCggcagagagaagcatcaacctgttccactgtctgaatgaactgaaccatctTTCTCTTGTGGAGAAGATCCAAGAGTCCATCACATCAGGACGCctgtccacaaagacactgtctcctgctcagtggtcagctctggtcttcatcttactgtcatcaggaaaagatctggaagagtttgacctgaagaaatactctgcttcagaggaggctcttctgaggctgctgccggtggtcaaagcctccaacaaagctct actgagtggctgtaacctctcagagagaagctgtgaagctctgtcctcagtcctcagctctgtgtcctctagtgtgagacacgtggacctgagtaacaatgacctgcaggatccaggagtgaagttgctgtgtgatggactgaagagtcctcactgttctctggagactctcag tctgtcaggttgtctggtctcagaggaaggatgttcttctctgacctcagctctgaactcaaacccctcccatctgagagaactggacctgattaacaatgacctgcaggatccaggagtgaagttgctgtgtgatggactgaagagttctcactgttctctggagactctcag aatgagtggctgtaacctctcagagagaagctgtgaagctctgtcctcagtcctcagctctgtgtcctctagtctgagacacgtggacctgagtaacaacgacctgcaggatccaggagtgaagctgctgtgtgatggactgaagagtcctcactgttctctggagactctcag tctgtcaggttgtctggtctcagaggaaggatgttcttctctgacctcagctctgaacttcaacccctcccatctgagagaactggacctgagtaacaacgacctgcaggatcaaggagtgaagctgctgtgtgatggactgaagagtcctcactgttctctggagactctcag aatgagtggctgtaaactctcagagagaagctgtgaagctctgtcctcagtcctcagctctgtgtcctctcgtctgagacacgtggacctgagtaacaacgacctgcaggatccaggagtgaagctgctgtgtgatggactgaagagtcctcactgttctctggagactctcag aatgagtggctgtaaactctcagagagaagctgtgaagctctgtcctcagtcctcagctctgtgtcctcttgtctgagacacgtggacctgagtaacaacgacctgcaggattcaggagtgaagctgctgtgtgatggactgaagagtcctcactgttctctggagactctcag tctgtcaggttgtctggtctcagaggaaggatgttcttctctgacctcagctctgaactccaacccctcccatctgagagaactggacctgagctacaatcatccaggagactcaggagagaagctgctgtctgctggactgaagagtcctcactggagactggacactctcag gatggaccatgctggagagcagtggttaaaacctggtctcaggaagt attcatgtgaactggaactggacacaaacacaatgcacagaaacctcaaactgtctgacgacaacaggaaagtgacccgtgtgacagaagatcagtcgtatcctgatcatccagacagatttgagttcttccatcagctgctgtgtagacctggtctgactggtcgctgttactgggaggttgagtggagaggagatgttgatatatcactgagttacagaggaatcaagaggaaaggcGACAgttctgactgtgtgtttggatataatgatcagtcctggagtctgagCTGCTCTGATGATCATGGTAACTCTGTCTTTCACTGTGGGAAACAAacacccatcatgtcctctgtctctcacagagtatcagtgtatgtggactgtcctgctgggactctgtccttctacagtgtctcactgatccacctccacaccttcaggaccacattcactgaaccggtttatcctgggttcTGGGTCTGTCATGGTtcttcagtgtctctgtgtcctctgtag